In Dasypus novemcinctus isolate mDasNov1 chromosome 10, mDasNov1.1.hap2, whole genome shotgun sequence, one DNA window encodes the following:
- the LOC101437467 gene encoding olfactory receptor 5L2-like — protein sequence MGKGNCSSVSEFILVGLTDLPELSIFLFLVFLLIYGVTVMGNLGMITVIQASSQLHTPMYFFLGHLSFVDFCYSTTTVPKMLANMLSKDKTISFLSCMVQFYLFCTYSIAEVILLAVMAYDRFVAICNPLLYMVIMSQKLCMGLVSACYICGAGCSLVHMCLALEIPSYRSNVINHFFCDLPPIFSLACYDVTLNKLVVYIVATFIEIITIVIILTSYLFILITILRIRSAEGRRKAFSTCASHLTAIVVFHGTILFLYCKPSSDYSLETDKVATVFYTVVIPMLNPLIYSLRNKDVKAALRKMVGFKLLFKGPIS from the coding sequence ATGGGCAAGGGAAACTGCAGCTCTGTGTCAGAGTTCATTCTTGTGGGATTGACAGACCTCCCTGAGCTGAGCATCTTCCTCTTCCTGGTCTTCCTTCTCATCTATGGAGTCACAGTGATGGGCAACCTGGGCATGATCACAGTGATCCAGGCCAGCTCCCAActgcacacccccatgtactttttcctggGCCACTTGTCCTTCGTGGATTTCTGCTACTCCACCACAACTGTACCAAAGATGCTGGCCAATATGTTAAGCAAGGACAAAACCATATCCTTTTTGAGTTGCATGGTTCAATTCTATTTATTTTGCACTTATTCAATTGCTGAGGTCATCCTGCTGgccgtgatggcctatgaccgtttCGTGGCCATCTGTAACCCACTGCTGTACATGGTAATCATGTCCCAGAAGCTCTGTATGGGACTTGTGTCTGCTTGCTACATCTGTGGAGCAGGGTGTTCTTTGGTACACATGTGTTTAGCTCTTGAGATTCCATCGTATAGATCAAATGTGATTAACCACTTCTTCTGTGATTTACCCCCTATCTTTTCTCTTGCCTGCTATGATGTCACTCTGAATAAATTGGTGGTGTATATTGTAGCCACATTCATTGAAATCATCACCATTGTGATCATCCTCACTTCTTATTTGTTTATTCTCATCACCATCCTGAGAATACGCTCTGCAGAAGGAAGGCGCAAAGCCTTTTCCACCTGCGCTTCCCACCTCACGGCCATCGTTGTCTTCCATGGgacaattcttttcctttattgcaagcCCAGTTCTGATTATAGTCTGGAAACTGATAAAGTGGCCACAGTGTTCTATACTGTGGTGATTCCCATGTTGAACCCCCTGATCTACAGCCTGAGGAACAAGGATGTGAAAGCAGCTCTCAGGAAAATGGTGGGTTTTAAATTACTCTTCAAGGGGCCTATTTCTTAG